The following are encoded in a window of Brettanomyces bruxellensis chromosome 9, complete sequence genomic DNA:
- a CDS encoding uncharacterized protein (SECRETED:SignalP(1-16)~MEROPS:MER0000358): MLALLLFFTIAAGVFASPIDNTWRKPARYLLQLKNPMTMESLCLQDDKVQSANHVRSGIRKVFSFGQFEGMVGEFTKDVIQRLADNPLVARISPDITVKTADYSTQYNAPNHLVRLSQDGPIENDDDNEYFYDSNLLGRGVNVYIIDTGVFVEHPEFEGRALLGPNYSNDARHIDYVGHGTHVAGIAASKTYGVAKKAQIISIKTLDHNGQGSLSSVIAGLEYAVNHRAEAEKPGVANLSLGAARSTILDAAIEAAVESGLLIIAAAGNSNIDACRTSPAGSTNAISVGAINDVKDKIASFSNWGHCVDIFSSGVDVKSVSNNPYDFGQSKQMSGTSMASPVVAGIAAQLLGNGTSMIDIRGEITRLAISGSIPRTSLLLRPGSPNKIANTGVRQWDVYQKAKSISHNSTLINGYKKIQVSGKEMEHALAALQK; encoded by the coding sequence ATGTTGgcattattattgtttttcACAATAGCAGCAGGAGTATTTGCTTCTCCAATTGATAATACATGGAGGAAACCAGCAAGATATCTCCTCCAGCTGAAAAATCCCATGACTATGGAATCGTTATGTCTTCAAGATGACAAAGTACAAAGTGCAAATCATGTAAGGTCCGGAATTAGAAAAGTCTTTTCTTTCGGCCAATTTGAAGGGATGGTAGGAGAGTTCACAAAAGATGTTATTCAAAGATTGGCAGACAATCCATTGGTCGCAAGAATCAGTCCCGATATCACTGTAAAAACAGCCGACTATAGTACGCAATATAATGCACCGAACCACTTAGTAAGATTATCACAAGATGGACCCATtgagaatgatgatgataacgAATATTTCTATGATTCCAATCTGCTAGGACGTGGTGTCAACGTGTACATAATTGATACGGGGGTGTTTGTTGAACATCCTGAGTTTGAAGGAAGAGCCTTACTAGGACCAAATTATTCAAATGATGCAAGGCATATAGACTACGTCGGACATGGAACACACGTCGCTGGTATTGCAGCCTCAAAAACATATGGCgtagcaaaaaaagcacaaattATATCCATCAAAACATTGGATCATAATGGACAAGGTTCCCTTTCATCTGTTATCGCAGGTCTTGAGTACGCAGTTAATCATAGAGCGGAGGCTGAAAAGCCAGGTGTTGCCAATCTCTCGCTTGGAGCAGCAAGAAGCACAATATTAGATGCAGCAATTGAGGCGGCGGTTGAGTCCGGCCTACTAATTATAGCTGCAGCTGGAAATAGCAACATTGATGCCTGTAGAACATCACCGGCTGGTTCGACAAATGCAATATCGGTTGGTGCCATCAACGACGTTAAGGATAAAATTGCAAGCTTTTCAAATTGGGGTCACTGTGTCGACATCTTCTCCAGCGGTGTTGATGTAAAAAGTGTCTCTAACAATCCATACGATTTTGGACAAAGCAAACAAATGTCAGGAACATCAATGGCAAGTCCAGTAGTCGCGGGTATAGCTGCACAACTTCTAGGAAATGGAACGTCAATGATTGATATTCGCGGTGAAATCACCCGACTAGCTATTTCTGGTTCTATTCCGAGAACTAGCCTTCTTCTTCGCCCAGGAAGTCCTAACAAAATTGCCAACACAGGAGTGCGTCAATGGGATGTTTACCAAAAAGCAAAGTCAATTTCACACAACTCAACATTGATCAACggatacaaaaaaatacaggtTTCAGGCAAAGAAATGGAACACGCACTAGCAGCCCTCCAAAAATAG
- the ACC1 gene encoding acetyl-coenzyme-A carboxylase (BUSCO:EOG092600T4) — protein sequence MATLTERQKKLPKSFIGLHTIENAEPSVVKDFVIQHEGHTVIRKVLIANNGIAAVKELRSVRKWAYETFGDEHAIQFVAMATPEDIKANAEYIRMADEYVEVPGGTNNNNYANVDLIVELAERTNSDAVWAGWGHASENPELPEKLAASSRKIIFIGPPASAMRSLGDKISSTIVAQNAHVPTIPWSGSGVSNVVVNPETGLVSVDDETYAKGCCTSPEDGLKKAQKIGFPVMIKASEGGGGKGIRMVDNPDDFITLYHQASAEIPGSPIFVMRLASHARHLEVQLLADEYGTDISLFGRDCSVQRRHQKIMEEAPVTIARPETFHEMEQAAIRLGRLVGYVSAGTVEYLYSHDEDKFYFLELNPRLQVEHPTTEMVSGVNLPVAQLQIAMGIPMHLLEDIRLLYGVDPHTSTPIDFEFKDPNSLKTQRKPVPKGHCTACRITSEDPSEGFKPSGGTLYELNFRSSSNVWGYFSVVPTSSIHSFSDSQFGHIFAFGENREASRKHMVVALKELSIRGDFRTTTEYLIRLLETPAFSGNTMTTAWLDELISKKLTAERPDQFIAVICGAVVKAYQQSCACRKKYVASLEKGQVPSKELLKTMFNIEFIYEGNKYKFTVAKAGLGVYMLFINGSRCEVNAKHLSDGGLLLSLGGKSHAVYWKDEVASTRVSIDGKTCQLEEENDPTQLRTPSPGKLTKFLVENGDHVNAGEPFAEVEVMKMCMPLVAQENGTVQLLKQPGSTVKAGDILAILALDDPSKVKHAMSFEGTLPDYGTPLIEGTQSVHRYHKYLSILRNILAGYDDQMVMDSTIRNLVEVLREKDLPYSEWNHKISALHSRLPPKLDQSLGELVDRSQKRSAEFPARQVLKMFEKSKTDVPKEDLLIFSQVIAPLVEIADAYKDGLVAHEFTTFADLLKEYYRVESMFSSSKPRTEEVILALRNKYNNDLNQVVNVALSHSRIAAKNNLIIAIIDFYQPVLQESPVAVQIFKPVLKKFVDLESRTTAKATLRAREILIQCSMPSIKERCDQLEHILKSSVITNKYEGSMVAEHKMPDDSVLRDIIDSKYTVFDVLTQFLTSADPWVAAAAAEVYIRRAYRAYSVTEVKHLVSDKNIAASNVPVALWKFQLPSLATSQYNAVPPALRKPTASQSMNRAVSVSDLTFMISKNDKQPLRTGVLVSAPHLDDAEEALSKGLLELKSSTSESSLINVCNVVINSTDGYIDQEHVLSRMREIVDDNRADLNGARIRRITFVLGDKAGCYPKYYTFKTSSPAKPYVEDQVIRHIEPALAYQLELGRLSNFNIKLIPTDNRNIHVYEAVAKNSAGVDKRYFTRGIIRTGSIRDDITAPEYLISEAHRLISDILDTLEVLDTSNTDMNHIFINFSAVFNITPEDVENAFGGFLERFGRRLWRLRVTGAEIRIMCTDPETGVPFPLRAVINNVSGYVVKSELYVEERNSKGEWIFKSIGAPGSMHMRPISTPYPTKEWLQPKRQKAHSMGTTYVYDFPELFRQALSDQWKKVDAGMKFKDNFLTYEELILDESGELTTVSREPGANTIGMVAFLVTAKTPEYSKGRQFIIVANDITFQIGSFGPKEDSFFEKVTKKAEKLGIPRIYLAANSGARIGIAEELLPFYKVAWLDHKDPSKGFSYLYLTDDDKKALEKEDKWNSVVVDKIVEDGETRYIIKAIIGAEDGLGVECLRGSGLIAGATSRAYKDIFTITLVTCRSVGIGAYLVRLGERSIQVEGQPIILTGARAINKLLGREVYASNLQLGGTQIMYTNGVSHLTAVDDLSGVQKILKWLSYIPSKRGVPVPVFVDPKDPWDRAIDFKPVADELYDAKWLIEGRSTEDGFEYGMFDKDSFQETLSGWARGVVVGRARLGGIPMGVIAVNPKTVQNLIPADPANPKSTELLVQEAGQVWYPNSAFKTAQAINDFNYGEQLPLMVLANWRGFSGGQRDMYNEVLKYGSYIVDAFVNYKQPIFVYIPPTGELRGGSWVVLDPTINPNMMEMYADVESRAGVLEPAGLVGIKYRENKLLKTMDRLDGQCREYSTKLQSSDISDTEKAEITKKLNDRHYHLMPIYKQVSIQFADLHDRSNRMVAKGVIRKELEWREARRFFFWRVRRRLNEEYLIKRISEQVTDSTRLERVARLNSWLPSTLNTKNDREVALWIEENHKNLESQIKKLKGDAVKQKLARLFKIDPKHTAEGLAEIMSLLPAKQKEKILKGLK from the coding sequence ATGGCCACCCTCACAGAGAGGCAGAAAAAGCTTCCGAAAAGCTTTATCGGCCTTCACACTATTGAGAATGCGGAGCCATCAGTTGTCAAAGATTTTGTCATCCAGCACGAAGGTCACACGGTTATCAGAAAGGTGTTGATTGCCAACAATGGTATTGCTGCCGTTAAAGAGCTCAGATCTGTTCGTAAATGGGCTTATGAAACGTTTGGGGATGAGCATGCCATTCAATTTGTAGCCATGGCTACCCCCGAGGATATCAAGGCAAATGCAGAGTATATCAGAATGGCTGACGAGTATGTTGAGGTTCCAGGTGGTACgaacaacaacaactaTGCCAACGTTGATTTGATTGTTGAGCTTGCCGAGAGAACCAATTCCGATGCAGTTTGGGCTGGTTGGGGTCATGCTTCGGAAAACCCTGAACTACCAGAAAAGCTTGCTGCTTCCTCACGCAAAATCATCTTTATTGGTCCACCCGCATCAGCCATGAGGTCCCTTGGTGACAAGATTTCTTCCACAATCGTTGCTCAGAATGCTCATGTCCCAACGATTCCATGGTCTGGATCTGGTGTTAGCAACGTGGTGGTTAATCCAGAAACCGGATTAGTTTCCGTTGATGACGAGACATATGCCAAGGGCTGTTGTACTAGTCCTGAGGATGGTTTGAAGAAGGCCCAAAAAATTGGCTTTCCTGTTATGATCAAGGCCTCCGAAGGTGGTGGTGGTAAGGGTATTCGTATGGTTGATAATCCTGATGACTTTATTACACTCTATCACCAGGCATCAGCCGAGATTCCGGGCTCCCCGATTTTTGTTATGCGATTGGCTTCTCATGCCAGACACTTGGAGGTCCAGTTGTTGGCAGATGAGTACGGAACCGATATTTCGTTGTTTGGAAGAGATTGTTCGGTTCAGAGAAGGCATCAAAAGATTATGGAGGAGGCTCCGGTCACTATTGCAAGGCCAGAGACTTTTCATGAGATGGAACAAGCCGCAATTCGTTTAGGAAGACTTGTTGGTTATGTTTCTGCCGGTACTGTCGAGTATCTGTACTCTCACGACGAAGATAAGTTTTACTTTCTTGAGTTGAATCCTAGATTGCAAGTTGAGCATCCAACAACCGAAATGGTTTCCGGTGTTAACTTACCTGTTGCTCAGTTACAAATTGCTATGGGTATACCAATGCACCTTCTTGAAGATATCCGGTTACTTTACGGTGTTGACCCGCACACTTCTACCCCAATTGATTTCGAGTTCAAGGATCCAAACAGTCTCAAAACTCAGAGAAAACCTGTTCCAAAGGGACACTGTACTGCTTGTCGTATCACATCTGAGGATCCTAGTGAAGGTTTCAAGCCATCTGGTGGTACATTGTACGAACTCAACTTTAGATCATCCTCAAACGTCTGGGGTTATTTCTCTGTTGTTCCTACGTCTTCAATTCATTCGTTTTCGGACTCACAGTTTGGTCATATTTTTGCGTTTGGAGAAAACAGAGAGGCTTCCAGAAAGCATATGGTTGTTGCTTTGAAAGAACTGTCTATTCGCGGTGATTTCAGAACTACCACTGAATACCTTATTCGACTTTTGGAGACACCGGCCTTTTCTGGTAATACTATGACGACGGCCTGGTTGGATGAATTAATTTCGAAGAAGTTGACGGCCGAACGTCCGGATCAGTTTATTGCTGTCATTTGCGGCGCTGTTGTGAAGGCTTACCAGCAGTCTTGCGCATGCAGAAAGAAGTATGTGGCTTCATTGGAAAAGGGTCAGGTTCCTTCAAAGGAGTTACTGAAGACAATGTTCAATATTGAATTTATCTATGAGGGTAACAAGTACAAGTTCACTGTTGCTAAAGCTGGACTTGGAGTTTACATGTTGTTTATTAATGGCTCCCGTTGTGAGGTCAATGCTAAGCATTTGAGTGATGGaggtcttcttctttctctggGAGGAAAATCGCACGCTGTGTACTGGAAGGATGAGGTTGCTTCCACTAGGGTTTCAATTGATGGAAAGACGTGCCAGTTAGAGGAAGAGAATGATCCTACACAGTTGCGGACACCTTCTCCAGGTAAGCTAACTAAGTTTCTAGTTGAGAATGGTGACCATGTCAACGCAGGTGAACCGTTTGCTGAGGTTGAAGTGATGAAAATGTGTATGCCTTTGGTGGCTCAGGAGAATGGTACTGTTCAGCTTTTGAAGCAGCCTGGAAGTACTGTGAAGGCTGGAGATATTCTTGCAATTTTGGCTCTGGACGATCCATCAAAGGTCAAACATGCAATGTCATTCGAGGGAACTTTGCCTGACTATGGTACTCCACTTATCGAGGGAACACAATCTGTGCATAGATACCACAAGTATTTATCTATCTTAAGAAATATCTTGGCCGGATATGACGATCAAATGGTTATGGATTCGACCATCAGAAATCTGGTTGAAGTTCTTAGGGAAAAGGATCTTCCATATTCCGAGTGGAACCACAAGATTTCTGCTTTGCACAGCAGACTTCCTCCAAAGCTTGACCAGTCCCTTGGAGAGTTGGTGGACAGATCTCAAAAGCGTTCTGCAGAATTCCCAGCTCGTCAGGTCTTGAAGATGTTTGAGAAATCTAAAACCGATGTTCCTAAAGAAGACTTGTTGATATTCTCCCAGGTGATTGCCCCTCTGGTTGAAATTGCCGATGCTTACAAAGACGGATTGGTTGCCCATGAATTTACCACATTTGCCGACTTGCTTAAAGAGTACTACAGGGTTGAATCcatgttttcttcttctaagCCACGGACTGAAGAAGTCATTCTTGCTCTCAGAAATAAGTATAACAATGACCTCAACCAGGTTGTGAATGTTGCACTTTCCCACTCCAGAATTGCCGCTAAAAACAATCTCATTATTGCTATTATCGATTTCTACCAGCCAGTTTTGCAGGAATCGCCTGTCGCCGTTCAGATTTTTAAGCCTGTTCTTAAGAAGTTTGTTGATTTGGAAAGCAGAACTACTGCTAAGGCCACTCTAAGGGCCCGTGAGATTTTGATTCAATGTTCGATGCCTTCTATTAAAGAACGCTGTGATCAGCTGGAGCACATCTTAAAGTCATCTGTGATCACCAACAAGTATGAGGGCTCAATGGTGGCAGAGCATAAGATGCCTGATGATTCTGTCCTTCGCGATATTATTGATTCTAAGTACACTGTTTTCGATGTTCTTACTCAATTCCTGACATCCGCCGATCCATGggttgctgctgctgctgccgaGGTTTACATTCGTCGCGCTTATCGAGCATATTCCGTTACTGAAGTGAAGCATTTAGTCTCCGATAAGAATATTGCTGCGAGTAATGTGCCTGTTGCCCTTTGGAAATTTCAGCTTCCAAGTCTTGCTACTTCTCAATATAATGCTGTTCCTCCTGCACTCAGGAAGCCTACAGCATCCCAAAGTATGAACCGTGCCGTCTCTGTTTCAGATCTTACCTTCATGATTAGCAAAAATGATAAACAGCCTTTGAGAACTGGTGTTCTGGTTTCTGCCCCTCATTTGGATGATGCTGAAGAGGCTCTTTCGAAGGGTCTCTTGGAGCTTAAGAGCAGTACTTCTGAATCTTCACTTATCAATGTCTGTAATGTTGTTATCAATTCTACAGATGGCTATATTGACCAAGAGCATGTTTTGTCACGTATGAGGGAgattgttgatgataataGAGCTGATCTCAACGGTGCTCGGATTAGAAGAATCACTTTTGTTCTTGGTGATAAGGCTGGCTGCTATCCGAAGTATTATACTTTCAAAACTTCGTCACCTGCCAAACCGTATGTTGAAGATCAGGTTATTCGCCATATTGAGCCAGCTTTGGCTTATCAGCTTGAGTTGGGCCGTCTTTCGAATTTCAATATTAAGCTCATCCCAACTGATAATCGGAACATTCATGTTTACGAGGCCGTGGCAAAGAATTCTGCTGGTGTTGACAAGCGGTATTTTACCAGAGGCATTATCAGAACTGGTTCCATAAGGGATGATATTACTGCTCCGGAATATCTTATTTCAGAGGCTCATAGACTTATCTCTGATATTCTCGACACTTTGGAAGTGTTGGATACTTCTAACACAGATATGaatcatattttcattaaCTTTTCTGCCGTGTTCAACATCACCCCAGAGGATGTGGAGAATGCGTTTGGAGGATTTTTGGAGAGATTCGGAAGAAGACTATGGAGACTCCGTGTCACGGGTGCAGAAATACGTATTATGTGCACTGACCCTGAAACTGGTGTTCCATTCCCATTGCGTGCTGTCATTAATAACGTTAGTGGTTACGTTGTGAAGTCGGAGTTATATGTTGAGGAAAGAAACAGCAAAGGCGAATGGATTTTCAAGTCAATTGGAGCCCCGGGCTCAATGCATATGCGTCCAATCTCCACCCCATACCCAACTAAGGAATGGCTTCAGCCAAAGAGGCAAAAGGCACACAGCATGGGAACAACGTATGTGTATGACTTCCCTGAGTTATTCAGACAGGCTCTTTCTGATCAATGGAAGAAGGTTGATGCCGGAATGAAATTTAAAGACAATTTCCTTACTTATGAGGAATTGATTCTTGATGAATCTGGAGAGCTAACAACTGTTTCTCGTGAACCGGGGGCCAATACTATTGGCATGGTGGCCTTCCTTGTTACTGCTAAGACACCtgaatattcaaaaggCCGTCAATTCATTATTGTTGCTAATGATATTACATTCCAAATTGGTTCCTTCGGGCCTAAGGAggattctttctttgaaaaagtgACGAAGAAAGCCGAAAAATTGGGAATTCCTCGAATCTACTTGGCTGCGAACTCTGGTGCTCGTATTGGAATTGCTGAAGAACTTCTTCCATTCTATAAAGTTGCCTGGTTGGATCACAAAGATCCATCAAAGGGATTCAGCTACTTGTATCTaactgatgatgataaaaaggCGTTAGAAAAGGAGGATAAGTGGAATTCGGTTGTTGTCGACAAGATAGTCGAAGATGGAGAAACTCGTTATATCATTAAAGCCATTATTGGAGCTGAGGATGGTCTTGGTGTTGAATGTTTAAGAGGCTCTGGCTTGATTGCTGGTGCCACTTCACGTGCATATAAGGACATCTTTACTATTACCTTGGTTACTTGCAGAAGTGTCGGCATTGGTGCTTATTTGGTCCGCTTAGGCGAGAGATCCATTCAAGTTGAAGGTCAACCAATTATTTTGACTGGTGCTAGGGCTATCAACAAATTGCTTGGACGTGAAGTTTACGCTTCAAATTTGCAATTAGGTGGTACTCAGATTATGTATACCAACGGTGTCTCTCATTTGACTGCTGTTGATGATCTTTCTGGTGTTCAAAAGATTCTGAAGTGGTTATCTTATATTCCATCGAAACGAGGTGTCCCTGTTCCAGTTTTTGTTGATCCTAAAGATCCATGGGACAGAGCCATTGATTTTAAGCCTGTGGCCGATGAACTTTATGATGCTAAATGGCTTATTGAAGGTCGTAGCACTGAAGATGGATTTGAGTATGGTATGTTCGATAAAGACTCTTTCCAAGAAACACTTTCCGGTTGGGCACGTGGTGTTGTTGTTGGTAGAGCTCGTTTGGGAGGTATTCCGATGGGTGTGATTGCTGTTAATCCTAAGACGGTTCAGAATTTGATTCCAGCTGATCCAGCCAATCCTAAATCAACTGAGTTGTTGGTTCAAGAAGCCGGTCAGGTTTGGTATCCAAACTCTGCATTTAAGACTGCCCAGGCTATTAATGATTTTAACTATGGTGAACAATTGCCATTAATGGTTTTGGCCAATTGGCGTGGCTTCTCCGGTGGTCAAAGGGatatgtataatgaagTGTTGAAGTATGGTTCTTACATTGTGGATGCTTTCGTTAACTACAAACAGCCTATATTTGTCTACATCCCTCCTACTGGAGAGCTTCGTGGTGGTTCATGGGTTGTTCTTGATCCAACCATCAATCCAAATATGATGGAAATGTATGCGGATGTGGAATCACGTGCTGGTGTTCTTGAACCAGCAGGTCTTGTTGGTATTAAGTACAGGGAAAATAAACTTCTGAAGACAATGGATCGTCTTGATGGTCAATGTCGCGAGTACTCTACAAAGCTACAATCCTCTGACATTTCGGATACAGAAAAGGCAGAGATAACGAAGAAGTTAAATGATCGTCATTATCATTTGATGCCTATCTATAAGCAAGTGTCAATTCAATTTGCAGATTTGCACGATCGCTCAAACAGAATGGTTGCCAAAGGTGTGATTAGAAAGGAATTGGAATGGCGTGAAGCCAGAAGGTTCTTTTTCTGGAGAGTTAGAAGAAGATTGAATGAAGAGTATTTGATTAAACGTATATCAGAACAAGTTACGGACTCCACACGTCTCGAAAGGGTGGCTAGACTTAATTCTTGGTTACCATCAACGTTGAATACAAAGAACGATCGTGAGGTCGCCTTGTGGATAGAAGAGAATCACAAGAATCTAGAATCTCAGATTAAGAAGTTGAAGGGTGATGCTGTGAAACAAAAACTCGCACGTCTCTTCAAGATCGATCCAAAGCACACTGCCGAAGGATTAGCAGAAATAATGTCGTTGCTTCCTGCTaagcagaaagagaagatcCTCAAGGGTCTTAAATAA
- a CDS encoding uncharacterized protein (BUSCO:EOG09264NC7): protein MWFSGKSDESGSTPQNGEILRKEQGIPKKEENVQDILNTVDFEPEKLHPLAGLNKDIEYLDLDDEKLSTMEGSGNPILATRGWGDDLCYGAGTVYVLGLGFGGLRGFDEGLKSLPQPKVDPLTNKLRPVPFKLKLNTILNQVTKFGPHAGNTAGVLGIMYNIINSSFDHYRGKHDDWNSLASGFLSGALYKSTSGLKAMGISSMLMTGVAASWCGLKRFVAHKQATSRFEN, encoded by the coding sequence ATGTGGTTTTCTGGTAAATCTGATGAATCCGGTAGTACACCACAAAACGGAGAGATtttaagaaaagaacaaggTATACctaagaaagaagaaaatgttcAAGATATTTTAAATACGGTTGATTTTGAGCCTGAAAAGCTTCACCCGTTAGCAGGCTTGAATAAGGACATTGAGTATTTGGATCTTGACGATGAGAAGTTGAGTACAATGGAAGGAAGTGGCAATCCAATTCTTGCAACAAGGGGCTGGGGTGATGACCTCTGCTATGGTGCGGGTACAGTGTATGTTCTGGGATTAGGTTTCGGTGGTTTGAGAGGTTTTGACGAAGGACTTAAAAGTCTTCCTCAACCTAAAGTCGACCCGCTCACTAACAAACTACGTCCAGTACCATTTAAACTTAAACTAAACACAATTTTAAATCAGGTCACTAAGTTTGGTCCCCATGCCGGAAATACTGCTGGAGTTTTGGGAATAATGTACAACATTATTAATTCATCTTTTGATCATTACAGAGGTAAGCATGATGATTGGAATTCGCTTGCAAGCGGCTTTTTATCAGGTGCGTTGTATAAGAGTACATCTGGATTAAAAGCAATGGGAATAAGTTCCATGCTTATGACTGGAGTAGCTGCATCTTGGTGTGGTTTAAAGCGGTTTGTCGCTCATAAACAGGCCACTTCAAGGTTCGAGAACTAG